The proteins below are encoded in one region of Lepisosteus oculatus isolate fLepOcu1 chromosome 10, fLepOcu1.hap2, whole genome shotgun sequence:
- the sdha gene encoding succinate dehydrogenase [ubiquinone] flavoprotein subunit, mitochondrial, with translation MAAVCAASRLFARRVVSSKALPAVYQGNSRKFHFTVYGKKEKTAKVSDAISTQYPVVDHDFDAVVVGAGGAGLRAAFGLSEAGFNTACVTKLFPTRSHTVAAQGGINAALGNMEEDDWRWHFYDTVKGSDWLGDQDAIHYMTEQAPAAVIELENFGMPFSRTDDGRIYQRAFGGQSLQFGKGGQAHRCCCVADRTGHSLLHTLYGRSLRYDTSYFVEYFALDLLMENGECKGVIALCMEDGSIHRLRAKNTVIATGGYGRTFFSCTSAHTSTGDGNAMVTRAGLPCQDLEFVQFHPTGIYGAGCLITEGCRGEGGILINSEGERFMERYAPVAKDLASRDVVSRAMTIEIREGRGCGPDKDHVYLQLHHLPPQQLATRLPGISETAMIFAGVDVTKEPIPVLPTVHYNMGGIPTNYKGQVITHKDGEDKVVPGLYACGEAASASVHGANRLGANSLLDLVVFGRACALTIAETCKPGETLPSLKPNAGEESVANLDKVRFANGSTRTSEIRLNMQKTMQAHAAVFRTGPVLKEGCEKLDAVFKSMDDIKTFDRGIVWNTDLVETLELQNLMLNALQTINSAEAREESRGAHAREDFKDRIDEYDYKKPLQGQQKKPFSEHWRKHTLSYVDSSGKVTLEYRPVIDHSLSEEECSSIPPAIRSY, from the exons atcTCCACTCAGTACCCAGTGGTAGACCATGACTTTGACGCAGTGGTTGTGGGAGCAGGTGGTGCCGGACTGAGAGCTGCTTTTGGCTTGTCGGAGGCTGGCTTCAACACTGCCTGCGTGACGAAGCTCTTTCCCACAAGATCCCATACAGTAGCAGCTCAG GGTGGTATAAATGCAGCCCTGGGGAATATGGAAGAGGATGACTGGAGGTGGCACTTCTATGACACTGTAAAGGGATCAGATTGGTTGGGAGATCAGGATGCCATCCACTACATGACAGAACAGGCCCCAGCTGCAGTTATTGAG CTGGAAAATTTTGGGATGCCGTTCAGTAGAACAGATGATGGGAGGATTTACCAACGTGCTTTCGGGGGGCAGAGTCTGCAGTTTGGGAAGGGAGGACAGGCTCACAGGTGCTGCTGTGTGGCGGACAGGACTGGGCACTCGCTGTTACACACACTCTATGGTCGG TCTCTAAGGTATGACACCAGCTATTTTGTGGAGTACTTTGCTTTGGATTTGCTTATGGAAAATGGAGAATGCAAGGGAGTAATAGCTCTTTGCATGGAAGATGGATCAATTCACCGTTTGAGAGCGAAGAACACAGTCATTGCCACCGG GGGCTATGGCCGAACGTTTTTCAGCTGCACCTCGGCCCACACCAGCACAGGTGATGGCAATGCAATGGTCACCAGGGCTGGCTTGCCATGCCAGGACTTGGAGTTTGTGCAGTTCCACCCTACAG GTATTTATGGAGCAGGGTGTCTGATCACTGAGGGCTGCCGGGGTGAGGGAGGTATTCTCATCAACAGCGAGGGGGAGAGATTCATGGAGCGTTATGCCCCGGTTGCGAAGGATCTGGCCTCCCGAGATGTCGTGTCCCGGGCGATGACAATCGAAATCCGTGAAGGAAG AGGCTGTGGCCCTGACAAGGACCACGTGTACCTGCAGCTGCACCACCTCCCCCCGCAGCAGCTTGCCACCCGCCTGCCGGGGATCTCTGAGACAGCCATGATTTTTGCAGGTGTCGATGTTACTAAGGAGCCTATCCCTGTCCTCCCTACAGTCCACTACAACATGGGGGGAATCCCAACCAACTACAAGGGCCAG GTCATTACTCACAAGGACGGCGAAGATAAGGTTGTCCCTGGACTCTATGCTTGTGGAGAAGCTGCCAGTGCATCCGTCCATGGAGCCAACCGACTGGGCGCAAACTCTCTCCTAGACCTGGTGGTGTTTGGTCGGGCCTGTGCTCTGACCATAGCTGAGACTTGCAAGCCTG GAGAAACTCTTCCATCACTCAAGCCAAATGCTGGAGAGGAGTCTGTGGCCAATCTTGACAAAGTGAGATTTGCAAATGGCAGCACCAGAACTTCGGAAATCAGGCTTAATATGCAAAAG ACAATGCAGGCTCATGCTGCAGTGTTCCGTACTGGCCCGGTCCTCAAAGAAGGCTGTGAGAAACTGGATGCTGTCTTCAAAAGTATGGATGACATCAAGACCTTTGACAGAG GCATTGTGTGGAACACGGATCTGGTGGAGACTCTGGAGCTGCAGAATCTCATGCTGAATGCGCTGCAGACCATCAACTCAGCTGAGGCTCGCGAGGAGAGCCGGGGGGCACATGCCAGGGAAGACTTCAAG GACCGCATTGATGAGTATGACTACAAGAAaccactgcaaggacagcagaAGAAGCCATTCAGTGAGCACTGGAGAAAGCACACTTTGTCATATGTGGATTCCTCTGGGAAG GTGACTCTTGAATACCGGCCAGTGATTGACCATTCTCTGAGTGAGGAGGAGTGCTCCTCCATTCCACCTGCTATTCGCTCCTACTAG